The Solanum pennellii chromosome 11, SPENNV200 genome contains a region encoding:
- the LOC107004299 gene encoding uncharacterized protein LOC107004299 translates to MEWVDNIEKQWRQSQCDMRCISPDHDVGQCIRGYKLLANIPWDRVDEVIIPVNINDKFHWFLVVFRIKSRCLYVYDSMMGGSVHSRKVKEAVDKLATMIPLFLTSTGFYGKRLDLYANNLPDYQQKSHSEPLSIKNVTHVPQQEESSNDCGLYTSLFAEYMSNGVFDISHIDIDSTYHRQRYATLLWHYGKSKNDEGAISESEVTGTVASKKGGPRTHKEQVMDTTNYPTPKFRIRK, encoded by the exons ATGGAATGGGTTGATAACATTGAGAAACAGTGGAGACAATCACAATGTGACATGAGATGCATATCACCGGACCATGATGTTGGACAATGCATTAGAGGATATAAGCTGCTTGCTAACATTCCTTGGGATAGGGTTGACGAAGTAATCATCCCAGTCAACATCAATGACAAATTCCATTGGTTTCTTGTTGTATTCCGAATCAAAAGTAGATgtctatatgtatatgattcGATGATGGGAGGATCTGTTCATTCAAGGAAAGTCAAAGAAGCTGTTGATAAGCTTGCAACCATGATTCCTTTATTTCTGACGAGCACAGGTTTTTATGGCAAAAGGCTTGATTTGTATGCGAATAATCTCCCTGATTATCAACAGAAGTCTCACTCTGAACCTCTAAGTATCAAGAATGTTACACATGTTCCTCAACAAGAAGAAAGTTCAAA TGATTGTGGTTTATACACATCTCTATTTGCCGAATACATGAGCAATGGTGTTTTTGATATATCACATATTGATATTGATTCAACATATCATCGTCAAAGATATGCTACATTACTTTGGCATTATGGAAAATCAAAGAATGATGAAGGCGCAATCAGTGAAAGTGAAGTTACAGGAACAGTTGCTAGCAAGAAGGGTGGACCTCGAACTCATAAAGAACAAGTTATGGACACCACCAATTATCCTACTCCAAAATTCCGTATCAGGAAGTAG
- the LOC107003740 gene encoding uncharacterized protein LOC107003740, with product MCPPIKIHNDVGVKVYLDQMRVNLDFFTKYLLCITLKDCGQYNECHRVIVNDIINSDVRLSQNNIDLYSNNSIRLIGMDLDGVVNDNSEVDNDIICDHSNLFVAENQIYNNKGTLKEVMWHVGLVEKFSFRVARCNASNYHLNCISKSCSWMMRASSLNKSSLFKVRKYISQHTCCVRERVYARRQGITDVVAVLIMDNYIDPSKVYTPKDVADDMLKLHGVSLTYIQAWRAKEKAVKLVRGDPAESYARLPGYFYILEQTYPGSVLKIKRNEDDTFLYAFVALEACIRGWEYCRPIVVVDGAALKCSYGGTMLTASTLDPGGHILPLAYAIVDSENDASWTWFFEQFREAYGVRQNMCFMSDRNESIWKGTTNVYPESEHYACIWHLSVNVLKNFNRNTEDLKMLFFSLAKAYTKQQFETIMGRIDQIDTRIRPYLFDIGYSKWSRAYSNCKRTWTMTSNIAESLNNVNRLARRLPVISLLEFMRVTIQRWIHKHNEEADKTTSNLTKKYDVYLQE from the exons ATGTGTCCAcctataaaaattcataatgatgtTGGGGTAAAGGTTTATCTAGATCAGATGAGGGtgaatttggatttttttacaaaatatctATTAtgcatcactttgaaagattgTGGGCAGTATAACGAATGTCATAGAGTTATAgttaatgatataataaattcTGATGTTAGATTATCACAGAATAACATAGATCTATACTCCAACAATTCTATCCGTTTGATCGGAATGGATTTAGACGGAGTTGTCAATGATAATAGTGAAGTAgataatgatataatatgtgaTCATTCTAATTTATTTGTAGCTGAAAATcagatttataataataaaggaACCCTTAAGGAGGTTATGTGGCATGTTGGACTTGTTGAGAAGTTCAGCTTTCGGGTTGCACGTTGTAATGCATCTAA TTATCACCTGAATTGTATTTCTAAGAGTTGTTCTTGGATGATGAGGGCATCTAGTTTGAATAAATCTAGTTTATTCAAAGTTCGGAAGTATATTTCTCAGCATACATGTTGTGTTAGAGAAAGAGTTTATGCCAGACGTCAAGGGATAACTGACGTTGTAGCTGTCTTGATAATGGATAATTATATTGATCCATCTAAGGTATATACTCCAAAAGATGTAGCTGATGATATGTTGAAATTGCATGGTGTTTCGTTGACATACATACAGGCATGGAGAGCTAAAGAAAAAGCAGTAAAGTTGGTGCGAGGAGATCCAGCAGAATCTTATGCAAGATTACCTG gttatttttacattttggaGCAAACATATCCAGGAtctgttttgaaaataaaaaggaatgaagatgatACATTTTTATATGCATTTGTTGCTTTAGAAGCATGTATTAGGGGCTGGGAATATTGTAGGCCAATTGTAGTTGTTGATGGTGCTGCATTAAAATGTTCATATGGTGGTACAATGTTAACTGCAAGCACATTGGATCCGGGAG GTCATATACTTCCGTTGGCGTATGCGATAGTAGATTCTGAAAATGATGCTTCATGGACATGGTTCTTTGAGCAATTTAGAGAAGCATATGGAGTTAGACAAAATATGTGTTTTATGTCAGACAGAAATGAAAGCATATGGAAAGGGACAACAAATGTATATCCTGAATCAGAACATTATGCATGCATATGGCATTTATCAGTCAATGTTTTGAAGAATTTCAATAGAAATACTGAAGATTTGAAGATGTTGTTCTTTTCATTGGCAAAAGCTTATACAAAACAACAGTTTGAGACAATTATGGGAAGAATAGATCAGATAGATACGCGAATACGACCATACTTGTTTGATATTGGTTATAGCAAATGGTCAAGAGCTTACTCGAATTGTAAGCGCACATGGACCATGACTTCAAACATCGCGGAGTCATTGAATAATGTTAACAGATTAGCACGGAGGTTACCGGTGATTTCACTTCTTGAGTTTATGAGGGTGACAATTCAGAGGTGGATTCACAAGCATAATGAGGAGGCTGATAAGACTACATCTAATctgacaaaaaaatatgatgtttATCTACAGGAA
- the LOC114074852 gene encoding uncharacterized protein LOC114074852, which yields MRVIPSTVDLHAVAEGAKKYIVNLNTRMCSCGRFQHYEIPCGHAIAVLRYRKLHEADFCSAFYSLKNFKDAYAIPVEPIPCESTWDIPSYISDPKLMPPGPKRAAGRPKLERWKGFADVKFKKTKSTCSRCHQVGHNRKTCSNYPVQKQ from the exons ATGAGG GTGATACCTTCAACTGTTGATCTGCATGCTGTAGCTGAAGGAGCAAAGAAATACATAGTAAATTTGAACACAAGGATGTGTAGTTGCGGAAGATTTCAACATTATGAGATACCATGTGGTCATGCAATTGCTGTTCTCCGGTACAGGAAGTTACATGAAGCAGATTTCTGTTCTGCTTTTTATAGCCTCAAGAATTTCAAAGATGCTTATGCCATTCCTGTCGAGCCTATCCCGTGCGAGAGTACATGGGATATACCAAGTTATATTTCAGATCCTAAATTGATGCCGCCTGGTCCAAAAAGAGCAGCAGGAAGACCCAAACTTGAACGGTGGAAAGGATTCGCAGATGTGAAATTCAAGAAGACAAAAAGCACATGCAGTAGATGCCATCAGGTTGGACACAATAGGAAGACTTGTTCAAATTATCCTGTACAAAAACAATGA